The genomic interval CCGCCGATGATGCTTTTCAGTTCTGCGGGTGTTAGCCCTGTTTTAACCTCAACTTCAATTCCCGGTTCTTCCCTTAAAATTTCAATACCCGCTTCGCCCAGATTGTCACTGACCAAGACTTTCATTCAACAACCTCCATTCACATAGACCAATTTTAAAATAACCTATGATTATAACGAAAAATATTACCTTGTTTACAACCGTAATAGCATATTCAGTTTCATGCGTTTGTCAAGACTAAACCCTGTTGTTGCAAAAGCTGAGGATGCCCCAGTTCCAAGGCGTCCAAGGGCAAAACCGTAGTCTTTTACTGTGAGCCCTTGGCAACGAAGGAAATGGGGTATAATCGGCTTTCCCTGCGGGTAAAAACATGACAAAATCTTTGTTTGCTTGAGGTCTCACCAAAGGCTTATTCAGGAAACAAGTACAAACGTATTCAAATGCCTTGTTATTATCTTTTTTTCTATACCTTGTCATGTTTTTATGCAACTGCAGGGTAAAGCAAATGTTACAAAGCCTGTAAAAAGGATTTCGGCTTCAACCTGTTTTATGCTAAACATCCATAACCTTGACCAGTTGATACAGTTGATTTTTTTGCCTCCGAAAATACCTGCGTATAATTTTGAACAGGCATTAAAAATGAATAAAACTTCTAAAACAGCCCCTGCCGGAGAAATTTTCTGGCCCAGGCTGATTCCGGCCACCCTTATCCGGCGCTACAAACGTTTTCTGGCGGATGTCCGCCTTAAAGATGGGTCCGAAATAACGGCACACTGCCCCAATTCCGGCAGGATGCTGGCCTGCTGCGAACCGGAGAGACCGGTTTATCTGTCCTGCCACGACAATCCCAAACGCAAATTAAAATACACCTGGGAACTCATCGAGATGCCCGCCTCGCTGGTGGGAGTGAACACGCTGGTGCCCAACCGGCTGGTGTTTCAGTCCATTCTGACAGGGAAGATCGATGCCCTTGGCGGGTACCCGGAGGTCTCGCGCGAGGTTAATATCGGAAACGGTTCCCGGCTGGATCTCCTGCTGAAGAAAGGTAATGGGGAGGCGTGCTATGTGGAAGTGAAAAACTGCACCCTCGTTGAAGAAGGCATCGCCCGCTTCCCTGACGCGATCACCTCAAGGGGGCGGAAACATTTACGGGAGTTGCGGAAATTAAAGGCCGCCGGCGCACGCTGTGTCATGTTCTTTTTAGTTCAACGAATGGACGCCGCTCTTTTCAAACCGGCGGACCGGATCGATCCGGACTACGGCCGGGAACTTCGAAAGGCCGTCGATAAAGGGGTGGAAATTCTGGTCTACGACGTAAAAATTGATTTAAAGCGGATCGTTTTGAATAAACAGATACCCTTTCAATTATAGTTGGAATCAGCCCCGTAAGGACAGGCTTTGTTTACCCCCAGAGGGGATTGGCTTAGTTGGAATTGCATACACTCACTGAAATTCCAAACATCAAATTCCAAGTATCAAACAATTTCCCATGACCAAAATTCGAAAATCCAAGGCAAAGCCAGTTGATTATGACCTTACCCTAAGAGCCAAGTTTTCTTTGCTTGAATAAACAAAGGGGCTCATAAAGAGCCCCTTTGTTGTGCATAACGTTTCTGTTATTCGTGCTTAAATGCGACGTGCCGCTAGGCCGCTTCCATTTCCCGACGGGTTGCCATATCAACAAGGACGCGTTCCCTGGCCTTGTCGATGCCAAGGGCTTTTCGCTTTTTGTCGATATGCGCAATCATCATCCGGGCCATCTCATGGGGATCCGGCGTAAAGCCCCATTTGCCGAAGCCCATCGTTTCAAGTTCTTCAAACAGGTGTTTATGAAACTTGGTGCCTTCAACAATGGGGAAGGTGACGCCAAAGACGGTAAAAACTCCGGAAGCCACAAAATATTGCCCGATGGCAATGGCTTTTTCGCTCATGTATTCAGGCGCAGCGCCGGCAACCGGCAGATCGGCAATGCTTTCCCCCAGGCCGCCCTGTCGCACCATCTCCGAACAGGCAATCAGGATGCGGGTATTGTCGACACAGGCCCCCAGCCCCAGAACCGGCGGCATGCCGACGGTTTCGCAGACCTCACGCAGTCCCGGGCCGGCCAATATAGCGGCCTCCGGTGTCGTCATGC from Desulfobacterales bacterium carries:
- the sfsA gene encoding DNA/RNA nuclease SfsA; translation: MNKTSKTAPAGEIFWPRLIPATLIRRYKRFLADVRLKDGSEITAHCPNSGRMLACCEPERPVYLSCHDNPKRKLKYTWELIEMPASLVGVNTLVPNRLVFQSILTGKIDALGGYPEVSREVNIGNGSRLDLLLKKGNGEACYVEVKNCTLVEEGIARFPDAITSRGRKHLRELRKLKAAGARCVMFFLVQRMDAALFKPADRIDPDYGRELRKAVDKGVEILVYDVKIDLKRIVLNKQIPFQL